In one Tripterygium wilfordii isolate XIE 37 chromosome 22, ASM1340144v1, whole genome shotgun sequence genomic region, the following are encoded:
- the LOC119991794 gene encoding proline-rich receptor-like protein kinase PERK7, which translates to MASAPPPDSPSSPTSPSSDDSSPPPPSSSPPPSSSPPPASPPPPSKSSPPPDSSTPPPPNSQSSPPPPPPNNSDSPPPPSSNSSPPPPKGNNNNNNNPSPPPPSKSSRHSPPPPRSLSPPSRGSSSNSSPSNNGDSNGSSVNQPVLIGVLVGAGVLFILMVVLCCVCSKKKKKPPKHDQIPYYMNQSHHHKGGDQYYNNWHSSPHQHHDQFSGLTPPPGAGHGGWHMSPPPPPPGPVSSDMSSNFSGAHGPVLPPPHPSVALGFNQSSFSYDELAAATGGFAQANLLGQGGFGYVHKGVLPNGKEIAVKSLKSGSGQGEREFQAEVDIISRVHHRHLVSLAGYCIAGGQRMLVYEFVPNGTLEFHLHGKGGQPMDWSSRIKIALGSAKGLAYLHEDCHPRIIHRDIKASNILIDTSFEAKVADFGLAKLSSDNFTHVSTRVMGTFGYLAPEYASSGKLTDKSDVFSFGVMLLELITGRRPVDPTGEMEESLVDWARPLCLSALENGNYNELADPFMEGNYAEHEMARMVACAAASIRHSARRRPKMSQIVRALEGDVQLEDLNEGMKPGQSNIFSSPTTGSSDYENSSYSTDMRKFRKMALDSQEYASSELGHTGEYGVKASSSSGEMNKSGVASRRQSP; encoded by the exons ATGGCTTCAGCCCCGCCGCCTGATTCTCCCTCCTCTCCAACTTCACCTTCGTCGGATGattcatcaccaccaccaccatcttcGTCACCCCCTCCGTCGTCTTCGCCTCCACCAGCATCTCCACCACCGCCTTCCAAATCTTCACCACCTCCTGACTCCTCCACTCCTCCCCCGCCCAACTCCCAGtcctcaccaccaccaccaccaccaaataATTCAGATTCTCCCCCTCCTCCATCTTCCAATTCTTCCCCACCTCCTCCTAAAGgcaacaacaataacaacaacaatccatcaccGCCTCCACCATCCAAGTCGTCCCGTCATTCGCCACCACCGCCGCGATCACTCTCACCTCCTTCACGTGGATCgtcatcaaattcttcaccGTCAAATAATGGAGACAGTAATGGAAGTTCAGTGAATCAACCGGTTCTAATTGGAGTCCTGGTCGGGGCAGGTGTGCTGTTCATTCTTATGGTGGTCTTGTGCTGCGTGTgcagtaaaaagaaaaagaagccgCCCAAGCATGACCAGATTCCGTACTACATGAATCAATCTCATCATCATAAAG GTGGGGATCAGTATTATAATAACTGGCACAGCTCACCACACCAGCACCATGACCAATTTTCTGGTTTAACTCCACCTCCTGGTGCTGGCCATGGAGGCTGGCATATGTCGcctccaccgccaccaccaGGGCCGGTTAGTAGTGACATGAGTTCCAATTTCTCTGGAGCACACGGTCCGGTCTTGCCTCCACCACACCCATCCGTGGCACTTGGGTTCAACCAGAGCAGCTTCAGCTACGACGAGTTAGCAGCTGCAACTGGGGGATTTGCTCAGGCTAATCTGTTGGGCCAGGGAGGGTTTGGATATGTACACAAAGGTGTATTGCCAAATGGGAAGGAAATTGCAGTGAAGAGTCTGAAATCGGGTAGTGGACAAGGAGAGCGAGAATTTCAGGCTGAAGTTGATATTATTAGCCGCGTTCATCATCGCCACCTTGTGTCCCTCGCTGGGTATTGCATTGCTGGAGGTCAAAGGATGCTGGTTTATGAATTTGTTCCCAATGGAACTCTTGAATTCCACCTTCATG GTAAGGGAGGCCAACCAATGGACTGGTCTAGTAGAATCAAGATTGCCCTTGGATCTGCCAAAGGACTTGCTTACTTGCATGAAGACT GCCACCCTCGCATCATCCACAGGGACATTAAGGCTTCAAACATTCTCATTGATACAAGTTTTGAGGCAAAA GTGGCAGATTTTGGGTTGGCTAAGCTATCTTCAGACAACTTCACTCATGTGTCAACTCGTGTCATGGGAACGTTTGG GTACTTGGCTCCTGAGTATGCTTCCAGTGGCAAGTTGACAGACAAATCTGATGTTTTCTCCTTCGGTGTCATGCTTTTGGAACTAATCACAGGACGACGCCCAGTTGATCCCACTGGAGAGATGGAGGAGAGCTTGGTGGACTGG GCAAGACCTTTATGTTTGAGTGCATTAGAGAACGGAAACTACAATGAACTGGCAGATCCTTTCATGGAAGGGAATTATGCTGAACATGAGATGGCTCGTATGGTGGCATGTGCTGCTGCATCCATTAGGCATTCCGCAAGGAGACGCCCAAAGATGAGCCAG ATTGTACGTGCACTAGAAGGTGATGTTCAACTAGAGGACTTGAATGAAGGGATGAAACCTGGCCAAAGCAACATTTTCAGCAGCCCAACTACTGGCAGTTCTGACTATGAGAATAGCTCATACAGCACGGACATGAGGAAATTCAGGAAGATGGCACTGGATAGCCAAGAGTATGCAAGCAGCGAATTAGGCCACACCGGTGAATACGGGGTTAAGGCTTCATCATCAAGTGGTGAAATGAACAAGAGTGGGGTTGCAAGCCGAAGGCAGAGTCCTTGA